In Triticum urartu cultivar G1812 chromosome 6, Tu2.1, whole genome shotgun sequence, the following proteins share a genomic window:
- the LOC125514317 gene encoding uncharacterized protein LOC125514317, with amino-acid sequence MDGGKKGGRERKASQERSDRKSGTGMSGDAKKGGRGGKFTWEGADGYTDEDLDLVANKGAGAGASASASGKSKS; translated from the coding sequence ATGGACGGCGGGAAGAAGGGCGGCCGGGAGCGCAAGGCGTCGCAGGAGCGCAGCGACCGCAAGTCGGGCACCGGGATGAGCGGCGACGCCAAGAAGGGCGGCCGCGGCGGCAAGTTCACCTGGGAGGGCGCCGACGGCTACACCGACGAGGACCTCGACCTCGTCGCCAACAAGGGCGCCGGGGCcggcgcctccgcctccgcctccggcaAGAGCAAGTCCTAG
- the LOC125513444 gene encoding BTB/POZ and MATH domain-containing protein 1-like, which translates to MSSFTGVSVADGNNQSICETSAVDASGDSGYHLFMVKAYSRIKDLLSMGECVASGSFTIGGHDWLIEYYPNGDNPHCAGFISLFLTLLDTDVDVDGDVEKAVEAKFSFSLIDQVEKQMPMYVRGTSETRSFSGSAPTWGNGRFVRTDALERSADLRSDCFTIRCDVVVCNTKDDDAGGNEALPSGIQQDFSSLLQNKVGSDVTFQVGDETFAAHRCVLAARSTVFMAQLFGPMKEGTASSSVIHIKDMEAKVFKALLSFVYTDSFPEMYEEIMEENAMSEAAEEQGQEVEEVEDETGLQWLLDLLVAADRYDLQRLKFICEKQLSQRIGVSLVASVLALAEQHHCHGLKAACLKFIQAQSPSRLQTVMATDGWDHVYTTYPSLVNEFIAKLIASTQK; encoded by the coding sequence ATGTCGTCCTTCACGGGCGTGTCTGTCGCCGACGGCAACAACCAGTCCATCTGCGAGACGTCGGCCGTGGACGCCAGCGGGGACAGCGGGTACCACCTGTTCATGGTCAAGGCCTACTCGCGCATCAAAGACCTCCTGTCCATGGGCGAGTGCGTCGCCTCTGGTTCTTTCACAATAGGAGGCCATGATTGGTTAATCGAGTACTACCCTAACGGGGACAACCCGCACTGCGCCGGCTTCATTTCGCTCTTTCTAACCCTTCTCGACACCGATGTCGATGTCGACGGAGATGTTGAAAAGGCCGTGGAGGCAAAGTTCAGTTTTAGTCTCATCGACCAGGTTGAGAAGCAGATGCCAATGTACGTCCGTGGAACCAGTGAGACTCGCAGCTTCTCCGGCAGCGCGCCAACCTGGGGCAATGGCAGGTTTGTGAGAACAGATGCCCTTGAACGGTCAGCGGATCTCAGGTCTGATTGTTTCACCATCCGGTGTGACGTCGTGGTTTGTAACACCAAGGATGATGATGCCGGTGGCAACGAGGCTCTCCCTTCGGGCATACAACAAGATTTTAGCAGTCTCCTTCAGAATAAGGTGGGTTCTGATGTGACATTTCAGGTCGGCGACGAGACCTTCGCCGCACACCGCTGTGTGCTCGCTGCCCGATCCACGGTGTTCATGGCACAACTCTTTGGCCCCATGAAAGAGGGCACTGCTTCATCCAGTGTCATACATATCAAAGACATGGAAGCAAAGGTGTTCAAGGCTTTGCTTAGCTTCGTCTACACAGACTCATTCCCTGAGATGTACGAggagatcatggaggagaatgcAATGTCAGAAGCAGCCGAGGAACAAGGACAAGAAGTGGAAGAGGTGGAGGATGAAACGGGGCTGCAATGGCTGCTAGATTTGCTTGTAGCAGCAGACCGGTACGATCTCCAGCGGCTCAAGTTCATCTGTGAAAAGCAGCTGTCTCAGCGCATAGGTGTGAGCTTGGTGGCATCTGTTCTTGCTCTAGCCGAGCAGCACCACTGCCATGGATTGAAGGCAGCGTGCTTGAAGTTTATCCAAGCCCAATCCCCCTCGCGTTTGCAGACAGTAATGGCGACTGATGGTTGGGATCATGTGTATACGACATACCCCTCTCTTGTGAATGAGTTCATTGCCAAGCTTATTGCTTCGACCCAGAAGTAA